A stretch of the Thermofilum adornatum genome encodes the following:
- the tmk gene encoding dTMP kinase — protein sequence MNQSVGEKIFCPHCGDYITPKIERTATPTGELIIEYYCPRHGLIKTEKKKNYGGNPVKIPGGLYIALEGIDGSGKTTQASLLYEYLTNKGYSVIVVREPWVQAIKEVLYKYNLDVEAEVYLFAADRIILQREIVLPALSEGKIVISDRTLYASLAYQSSRGADQDFIRRVNKFVKPPDIVFLLDIPVEKAMERLRNRSSLTRFEDPTYMYRVREKYLKLAEEEKDKFIVLDASGTIEEVYTQLVDKVEEILQNLKANKT from the coding sequence ATGAACCAGTCAGTAGGAGAAAAAATATTCTGCCCCCACTGCGGAGACTACATTACCCCAAAAATCGAAAGAACAGCCACACCAACAGGTGAATTAATAATAGAATACTATTGCCCCAGACATGGACTAATAAAAACTGAGAAAAAGAAAAACTACGGCGGAAACCCAGTCAAGATACCCGGAGGCCTCTACATAGCCCTCGAAGGAATAGATGGCTCTGGAAAAACAACACAAGCATCCCTGCTATACGAGTACCTCACAAACAAGGGCTACAGTGTGATTGTTGTAAGGGAACCATGGGTACAAGCAATAAAGGAAGTTCTTTACAAATATAACCTGGACGTCGAGGCAGAAGTCTACCTTTTTGCGGCAGACAGGATTATACTTCAACGAGAAATAGTCTTACCTGCGCTAAGCGAGGGAAAAATAGTTATCTCTGACAGAACCCTTTATGCTAGCCTCGCATACCAGTCATCCAGAGGGGCAGACCAAGACTTTATACGTAGAGTAAACAAATTCGTAAAGCCGCCCGACATAGTCTTCCTTTTAGACATACCAGTAGAGAAGGCCATGGAGAGACTCAGGAATAGGTCTTCCCTCACTCGCTTCGAGGACCCAACATACATGTACAGGGTAAGAGAAAAATACCTAAAACTGGCGGAGGAGGAAAAAGACAAGTTCATAGTTCTAGACGCGTCAGGCACAATAGAAGAAGTCTACACGCAACTCGTAGACAAAGTTGAAGAAATCCTACAAAATTTAAAAGCAAACAAAACATAG
- a CDS encoding phospholipase D-like domain-containing protein, with amino-acid sequence MRRGSATSIVLVIVIIASLAFYAGFRLGQTQTQQITAQAPQQPVPQGECIKLEIINDDDYYPKLLDLLSKANKSIYISMFEFKSDTDEVAKVLELLISKAKKGVDVKVVLENTIDENELTYRRLLDNGVPVRYDTRSRTTHTKLIIIDGYIVIVGSHNWSYSAFMRNHEASVAIYDENIAKQETKYFMQIYSGN; translated from the coding sequence ATGAGACGTGGAAGCGCAACAAGCATAGTTCTCGTCATAGTCATCATTGCAAGCCTAGCATTCTACGCCGGGTTCCGCCTGGGCCAAACCCAGACCCAACAAATAACTGCGCAAGCTCCACAGCAACCTGTACCGCAAGGGGAATGCATAAAGCTTGAAATAATCAACGATGATGACTACTACCCCAAACTTTTAGACTTACTCTCCAAGGCTAACAAATCCATTTACATTTCAATGTTTGAATTCAAAAGCGACACAGACGAGGTGGCAAAAGTCCTCGAATTACTAATCTCTAAAGCAAAGAAAGGAGTAGACGTGAAAGTCGTCCTAGAAAACACGATAGACGAGAACGAGCTAACGTATAGACGTCTCCTAGACAACGGGGTTCCAGTAAGATACGATACAAGATCTAGGACTACACATACAAAACTCATCATAATAGACGGCTACATAGTTATCGTAGGTTCCCACAACTGGAGCTACTCGGCGTTCATGAGGAACCATGAGGCAAGCGTAGCAATATACGATGAAAACATAGCCAAACAAGAGACAAAGTACTTCATGCAGATATACAGCGGCAACTAA